A stretch of Synechococcus sp. WH 8020 DNA encodes these proteins:
- a CDS encoding SDR family oxidoreductase, whose translation MANQASSSSDPPLSGRWAGRTVGITGASGALGRALTKALIAEGAWVIALSHSPRPQVSSSMDEAQEWVSWSCGDEHQLDSTLKRVDVLLLNHGINPGGDQCSETLSKTLEVNALSHWRLMQQFESIADRDQKCEQPRELWVNTSEAEIQPALSPGYELSKRLIGELVSLRWNNQTATQRQALRLRKLILGPFRSNLNPIGILTSGFVSRQVIWQANLGVNLIIVTPNPLTYLLMPLVELVRRVYCRPLKVNPHDR comes from the coding sequence ATGGCCAATCAGGCGTCTTCCTCTTCTGATCCACCCCTGTCGGGACGCTGGGCCGGCCGAACAGTGGGAATCACTGGAGCGAGTGGCGCCTTGGGACGGGCTTTGACCAAGGCCCTCATCGCAGAGGGCGCCTGGGTGATTGCTTTGAGCCATAGTCCGCGCCCCCAAGTCTCATCGTCAATGGATGAGGCTCAAGAGTGGGTGAGTTGGTCTTGCGGAGACGAGCATCAGCTGGATTCGACTCTTAAAAGAGTGGATGTGTTGTTGTTGAACCACGGCATCAACCCTGGCGGTGATCAGTGTTCCGAAACCCTCTCTAAAACCCTTGAGGTGAACGCGTTAAGCCACTGGCGTTTGATGCAGCAATTCGAGAGCATTGCTGATCGAGATCAAAAGTGCGAACAGCCACGAGAGCTCTGGGTCAACACGTCAGAGGCTGAGATCCAACCGGCCTTGAGCCCTGGTTATGAGCTGAGCAAGAGATTGATCGGTGAATTGGTCAGCTTGCGTTGGAACAATCAAACCGCGACGCAGCGTCAGGCCTTGCGTTTGCGCAAACTCATCCTTGGGCCGTTTCGCTCCAACCTCAACCCGATTGGAATTTTGACGTCTGGATTCGTCTCCAGACAGGTGATTTGGCAAGCCAATCTTGGGGTGAACTTGATCATCGTCACCCCCAATCCACTGACTTACTTGCTAATGCCTCTCGTCGAACTGGTCCGAAGGGTTTATTGCCGTCCTTTGAAGGTCAATCCCCACGATCGGTGA
- a CDS encoding phosphotransacetylase family protein, producing the protein MGNTLLIGSCEPFSGKSALVLGLARYLQSEGQTVRFGKPLATSLEWTAKGSPLPDPLIDDDVRFVGTTLGLDETRLIPSLHLLSPETADTRLRQGNLDAGTGLEMLLKDLQNDQDSFTMLEAAGSLHEGLMYGLSLVQLAQGLNAPVILVHLWQDSRSVDALLAAQHQLGDRLAGVVLNAVTPDEVEELNQHVVPALQALGLKVFGVMPRSPLLRSVTVGELVRRLDARVICCKERLELLVETLSIGAMNVNSAMEFFRRRRNMAVVTGADRTDIQLAALEASTQCLILTGAGEPLPQLVNRADELEVPLLKVEHDTLATVEVIEQAFGHVRLHETVKATYAFRLVEEHCQLSELFRAVS; encoded by the coding sequence ATGGGCAACACACTGCTGATCGGATCCTGTGAGCCGTTCAGCGGCAAATCCGCTCTCGTACTTGGATTAGCCCGCTATCTCCAATCTGAAGGCCAGACTGTTCGCTTTGGAAAACCACTGGCCACGAGCCTTGAGTGGACAGCCAAAGGTTCTCCTCTGCCTGATCCGCTGATTGATGACGACGTGCGATTCGTTGGCACAACCCTTGGGCTCGACGAGACCCGCTTGATTCCGTCTCTCCACCTGCTCTCTCCAGAGACAGCCGACACTCGCTTGAGGCAGGGGAATTTGGATGCGGGCACGGGGCTCGAAATGCTGCTGAAGGATCTGCAAAACGATCAAGACAGCTTCACCATGCTCGAAGCGGCTGGGAGCCTCCATGAAGGCCTGATGTACGGCCTCAGCCTCGTACAACTCGCTCAAGGACTCAATGCTCCTGTGATCCTTGTGCATCTTTGGCAAGACAGTCGGAGTGTTGATGCCCTACTCGCAGCGCAGCATCAGCTCGGCGATCGACTAGCCGGTGTTGTTTTGAATGCGGTAACACCCGATGAAGTCGAGGAGTTGAACCAACATGTTGTACCGGCTCTACAGGCGCTGGGATTGAAGGTCTTCGGTGTGATGCCCCGATCTCCCCTTCTGCGTAGCGTCACCGTTGGAGAGCTGGTGCGACGACTTGATGCAAGAGTGATTTGTTGCAAAGAACGCCTCGAACTCCTGGTTGAGACCCTGAGTATTGGAGCCATGAATGTGAATTCAGCGATGGAATTCTTCAGGCGGCGGCGCAACATGGCGGTGGTGACAGGAGCGGATCGCACCGATATTCAGCTCGCAGCACTGGAGGCCTCAACGCAGTGCCTCATCCTCACCGGAGCTGGAGAGCCTCTCCCCCAACTGGTGAATCGTGCCGATGAATTAGAGGTACCACTTCTGAAGGTTGAGCACGACACCCTGGCCACCGTCGAAGTCATCGAACAGGCCTTTGGACACGTTCGACTCCACGAAACAGTGAAGGCCACCTACGCCTTCCGACTCGTTGAAGAGCACTGCCAGCTGAGCGAATTATTTCGTGCCGTTAGCTGA
- a CDS encoding DNA recombination-mediator protein A: MSLSRSLDLPALDRVDTLAQELALLQDKGKRRIAILGSRHVPVVAIHLVELISRSLAQEGHTLLTSGSQGVNAAVIRGVLAVDRERLTVLLPQSLDRQVPEIRDQLDQVLHLIEKPEHDDLPLPIASSLCNQEIINRCDQLICFAFHDSETLLASCRTAEDMGKVVSLLYFD; encoded by the coding sequence ATGTCATTGAGCCGCTCTCTTGATCTTCCTGCACTCGACAGGGTCGACACACTTGCCCAAGAACTTGCCCTACTTCAGGACAAGGGAAAACGGAGAATTGCCATTCTTGGCAGCCGCCACGTGCCGGTTGTCGCAATTCATCTAGTGGAGCTGATCTCTCGATCCTTGGCTCAGGAGGGGCATACGTTGCTGACCTCTGGATCCCAAGGTGTGAATGCAGCTGTGATTCGTGGGGTCTTAGCCGTAGATCGAGAACGACTCACCGTGCTGCTCCCACAGAGCCTCGATCGCCAAGTCCCAGAAATTCGTGACCAACTTGATCAGGTTCTCCATCTCATCGAAAAACCTGAGCATGACGATCTGCCCTTACCCATCGCCAGCAGTCTCTGCAATCAAGAAATCATTAACCGTTGCGATCAATTGATTTGTTTCGCGTTTCATGACAGTGAAACGCTGTTGGCGAGTTGTAGAACCGCAGAAGACATGGGGAAAGTTGTTAGCCTTCTATATTTCGACTAA
- a CDS encoding MAPEG family protein yields the protein MNLIALFIAAPAAPYAWSLVLAGAVVIVSIVPLGAARSQADFTMADMDAPRAMFDRLPAWGKRASWAHQNSFESFGLHAPAALLALIAALQTGPLPGIAVIVALIQPILRLIYIGAYVGNIAALRGLCWASALFCTGILYVEGLKALLHSV from the coding sequence ATGAATTTAATTGCGTTGTTCATAGCGGCTCCAGCGGCTCCCTATGCCTGGTCCCTTGTGCTGGCAGGCGCCGTTGTGATTGTCAGCATTGTTCCTCTAGGTGCGGCGCGCTCCCAGGCTGACTTCACCATGGCTGACATGGATGCTCCGAGGGCGATGTTTGATCGTCTGCCCGCCTGGGGTAAGCGGGCTAGTTGGGCCCATCAAAACAGTTTTGAATCCTTTGGTTTGCATGCACCCGCAGCGTTGTTGGCTCTCATAGCCGCTCTTCAAACAGGGCCTTTGCCGGGAATCGCCGTAATTGTTGCGCTCATTCAGCCAATCCTCCGTCTGATTTATATCGGTGCCTACGTCGGCAACATTGCAGCTTTGCGAGGTTTGTGCTGGGCTTCGGCGCTCTTTTGTACCGGCATTTTGTATGTAGAGGGCCTGAAGGCTCTTCTCCACTCAGTTTGA
- a CDS encoding DUF3288 family protein, producing the protein MAEDIQQTHPLYASDRDILDSLLGFEGAPGPDQLTSAARLATRYGEFPGADDIKTDLEKVVAGWGLTRDTLNRQCREIWASGWRPGQSLSDEVGSGSDVSDSDAP; encoded by the coding sequence ATGGCAGAAGACATTCAGCAAACCCATCCGCTCTATGCGTCGGATCGGGATATTTTGGATTCCTTGCTTGGTTTTGAAGGTGCTCCAGGGCCCGATCAGCTGACCTCAGCGGCAAGACTTGCGACGCGTTATGGAGAGTTTCCTGGGGCTGATGACATCAAGACAGACTTGGAGAAAGTTGTTGCTGGATGGGGTTTGACTCGGGACACTCTCAATCGTCAATGCAGAGAGATTTGGGCAAGTGGTTGGCGTCCAGGGCAAAGCCTCAGCGATGAAGTGGGCTCTGGATCCGATGTCAGCGATTCGGATGCGCCCTAG
- a CDS encoding chlorophyll a/b-binding protein: MGSSSQSQDDWFQEASSEQTKSGRFAAAELLNGRLAMLGFVIGLLTEVLTGHGILSQFTFGVLGLN, translated from the coding sequence ATGGGTTCCAGTTCTCAGTCCCAGGATGATTGGTTCCAAGAAGCATCTTCAGAACAAACCAAGTCTGGGCGTTTTGCTGCTGCTGAGCTTCTCAACGGTCGCTTGGCCATGCTCGGCTTTGTGATCGGTTTACTCACGGAAGTATTGACAGGTCATGGCATTCTGAGCCAATTCACTTTTGGCGTTTTGGGTTTGAATTGA
- a CDS encoding GNAT family N-acetyltransferase, whose translation MRPIRPTDSPLLREIYVDAIQTQAPQAYSPDQIRAWATLALLPGLLDRTLEEGQGWISGIDDGFAIRYPANRLSMLYCRGRSSRQGHGSALLQAIEGDAQRMGIQRLQTEASLLSRPMLEQRGWTVIAPEQFMIAGVHFVHFQMEKTLS comes from the coding sequence ATGCGACCTATCCGGCCCACTGACTCACCTTTATTACGCGAGATTTACGTCGATGCCATTCAAACGCAGGCCCCTCAGGCCTACAGCCCTGATCAAATACGAGCTTGGGCCACCCTCGCTTTACTGCCTGGACTTTTGGATCGCACCTTAGAAGAAGGTCAAGGCTGGATCAGTGGGATCGATGATGGGTTCGCGATTCGCTATCCCGCCAACCGATTATCAATGCTGTATTGCCGAGGTCGATCGTCTCGACAGGGGCATGGCTCAGCTCTTCTTCAGGCCATTGAAGGCGATGCGCAGCGAATGGGAATCCAACGGTTGCAGACAGAGGCCAGCCTCCTCTCCAGGCCCATGCTTGAACAAAGAGGCTGGACGGTGATCGCTCCTGAGCAATTCATGATTGCCGGCGTGCATTTCGTACATTTCCAGATGGAAAAAACATTGAGCTGA
- the gluQRS gene encoding tRNA glutamyl-Q(34) synthetase GluQRS: MQLPDHLSQVLQKGQGLSRRCYRGRFAPTPSGPLHLGNVRTALLSWLRARLNNGQWLLRVDDLDTPRIRTGAIESVLQDLRWLGLNWDGPVVLQSRRRGLYGSFLSTLRKQGYLYPCRCSRRQLEGATVYPGTCRRLHQDWGLKDARLPSWRLRVVEPFATAVGDVVLRRADGVIAYHLATSIDELALGINEVVRGQDLVSVCAAQRAVITSLGMTSPRYGHVPLLCDSSGQKLSKRDHATGLSSLRDRDQEAAQVIGELAASLGLVAPATAISAEELLEELRERQDKLTSLIVGADSS, encoded by the coding sequence ATCCAGCTTCCGGATCACCTAAGTCAAGTCCTGCAGAAAGGTCAGGGGCTAAGCCGACGGTGCTATCGGGGCCGATTTGCGCCGACTCCATCTGGTCCTCTTCATCTCGGCAATGTGAGGACGGCCCTTCTGTCTTGGCTGCGAGCCCGACTCAACAACGGGCAATGGCTGTTGCGGGTGGATGATCTCGACACCCCAAGGATTCGTACTGGCGCCATTGAATCGGTGTTGCAAGACCTTCGCTGGCTTGGACTCAACTGGGATGGACCCGTCGTACTGCAAAGCAGACGACGAGGACTCTATGGATCATTCCTTTCAACTTTACGGAAGCAGGGTTATCTCTATCCTTGTCGCTGCAGTCGTCGTCAGCTTGAAGGTGCAACGGTTTATCCAGGAACCTGCAGGCGGCTTCATCAAGATTGGGGCTTGAAGGACGCGCGATTACCGTCCTGGAGACTGCGCGTTGTTGAGCCCTTTGCCACAGCCGTAGGAGATGTCGTTCTCCGTCGCGCTGATGGAGTCATCGCTTATCACTTGGCTACGTCCATCGACGAGTTGGCTTTAGGCATCAACGAGGTGGTGCGAGGACAAGATCTGGTGTCGGTCTGCGCTGCCCAGCGTGCTGTCATCACGTCTTTGGGGATGACTTCTCCGCGCTACGGGCATGTGCCGTTGCTCTGTGATTCATCCGGTCAAAAACTTTCAAAACGTGATCATGCGACAGGCTTGAGCTCGCTGCGTGATCGTGATCAAGAGGCAGCACAAGTGATTGGCGAATTGGCCGCATCTCTTGGTCTGGTGGCTCCTGCGACAGCGATTTCGGCAGAAGAATTGCTAGAGGAACTGAGAGAACGTCAGGACAAGCTCACGTCATTGATTGTTGGGGCTGATTCTTCATGA
- a CDS encoding HU family DNA-binding protein has protein sequence MNKADLVNLVAARTELTKTDVSLVVDAAIDTIIDSVVEGKKVSILGFGSFEPRERSARQGLNPKTGEKIKIPAKRVPAFTAGKMFKDRVQG, from the coding sequence ATGAACAAAGCTGACCTCGTCAACCTCGTTGCTGCTCGCACTGAACTCACCAAAACGGACGTCTCCCTCGTTGTTGACGCCGCTATCGACACCATCATTGATTCCGTTGTCGAAGGGAAAAAGGTTTCAATCCTTGGTTTCGGTTCATTTGAACCACGGGAGCGTTCCGCTCGTCAGGGCCTGAACCCTAAAACGGGTGAAAAGATCAAAATCCCAGCAAAGCGTGTTCCCGCATTTACCGCTGGCAAAATGTTTAAAGACCGCGTCCAGGGCTAG
- a CDS encoding glycogen debranching protein has translation MITSRGVNFSVAAPMANRLELLIFAHPEANTPAQVIELSEEHRSADYWHVEVEGLGAGCCYCYRVFGPIEPGGHGFRPAKVLVDPCARAIDGWNVYRRVAATGASPNTDRCLKSVVCERDLFDFQAHPRPRHSWQETVIYELHIGGFTKRPDSGVSPDQRGTYLGVIEKIPYLKELGITTIELLPIQAFDPNDAPAGRDNVWGYSPLSWFAPHHEYALGSDPHSARDQVRDLVAACHDADIEVLLDVVYNHTTEGNRNGPTLSWRGFADRNYYHQSDAGEYLDVSGCGNSIAANDPLSRQLILESLRCWSNELGIDGFRFDLGIALSRGEKLKPLEHPPLFEAMEADPQLSELKLVSEPWDCGGLYRLSDFPAKRIGTWNGHFRDALRSFWKGDEGSTWPLGQRFRGSPDLYNGKAANLGSSVNLITAHDGFSLLDLVSFNNKHNLANGENNRDGENHNNSWNHGVEGPSSDRAIQALRRRQQRNLLSTLLLSRGVPMLLMGDEVGRSQGGNNNTWCQDSPLSWMIWGDDHCDHELQTYVQRLLDVRQQLATLFNPIRPHNEKKPLRSNDSDELWRQWHGVELSKPDWANWSHCLAMSLQQGHQGAVLWMGFNAYFKSMHFDLPAAASPWCRLIDTALPAGEDLPRSFQRWSPSGVPLEARSLVVLVAQEYADQLSL, from the coding sequence ATGATCACATCGCGAGGTGTGAATTTTTCAGTTGCAGCGCCGATGGCCAATCGGCTGGAATTACTGATCTTTGCCCATCCAGAGGCAAACACACCAGCGCAGGTAATTGAGCTGTCGGAGGAGCATCGCTCGGCAGATTATTGGCATGTCGAGGTCGAAGGACTTGGTGCTGGATGTTGCTACTGCTATCGGGTGTTTGGCCCCATTGAGCCAGGTGGCCATGGCTTTAGACCCGCCAAGGTGCTTGTGGACCCCTGCGCCCGCGCCATTGATGGCTGGAACGTCTACCGGCGCGTAGCGGCGACCGGAGCATCACCCAACACCGATCGGTGCTTGAAATCAGTGGTTTGCGAACGAGATCTGTTCGATTTCCAAGCCCATCCCCGGCCTCGCCACAGCTGGCAAGAGACCGTGATCTACGAGCTCCACATCGGCGGGTTCACCAAACGCCCCGACAGCGGTGTCAGCCCAGATCAACGGGGAACCTATTTAGGTGTGATCGAAAAGATCCCCTATCTGAAGGAGCTCGGGATCACCACGATCGAGCTGCTTCCGATCCAAGCCTTCGATCCCAACGATGCCCCCGCTGGTCGTGACAATGTTTGGGGTTATAGCCCTCTCAGTTGGTTTGCACCGCATCACGAATACGCGCTGGGCTCGGATCCCCATTCGGCTCGAGACCAGGTCCGAGACCTCGTAGCGGCCTGCCATGACGCAGACATTGAGGTGCTTTTGGATGTGGTTTACAACCACACCACTGAAGGAAACCGCAACGGTCCCACCTTGAGCTGGAGGGGGTTTGCTGATCGCAATTACTACCACCAGAGTGATGCAGGTGAGTACTTGGACGTGAGCGGCTGTGGCAACAGCATTGCCGCCAACGATCCTCTCTCCAGACAACTCATCCTTGAATCACTGCGTTGCTGGTCCAATGAACTGGGCATCGACGGGTTCCGTTTTGATTTAGGGATCGCTCTCAGCCGAGGGGAGAAGCTGAAACCCCTGGAACACCCGCCCCTGTTTGAAGCGATGGAGGCTGATCCGCAGCTGAGTGAACTCAAACTCGTGAGCGAACCCTGGGATTGTGGTGGGCTCTATCGGTTGAGTGATTTTCCGGCCAAACGGATTGGCACCTGGAATGGGCACTTCCGTGATGCATTGCGCAGTTTCTGGAAAGGAGATGAGGGCAGCACCTGGCCTCTCGGACAACGCTTCCGTGGCAGTCCCGATCTCTACAACGGAAAGGCGGCAAACCTTGGTAGCTCAGTGAACCTGATCACGGCCCATGACGGCTTCAGCCTCTTGGACCTCGTGAGCTTCAACAACAAGCACAACTTGGCCAATGGTGAAAACAACAGAGATGGGGAGAACCACAACAACAGCTGGAACCACGGAGTCGAGGGGCCGAGCAGCGATCGGGCTATCCAGGCACTGCGACGGCGACAACAACGGAATCTGCTCAGCACCTTGCTGCTGAGTCGTGGTGTCCCGATGCTCCTTATGGGCGATGAAGTGGGGCGCAGTCAGGGAGGGAATAACAACACTTGGTGCCAAGACAGCCCGCTCAGCTGGATGATCTGGGGCGACGATCACTGCGATCACGAGTTGCAGACCTACGTGCAACGCCTGCTTGATGTGCGCCAACAACTTGCAACTTTATTCAATCCAATCCGGCCTCACAACGAAAAGAAACCGCTGCGATCAAACGATTCAGACGAGTTGTGGCGGCAGTGGCATGGCGTAGAGCTCAGCAAACCTGACTGGGCTAACTGGTCCCACTGCTTAGCGATGAGCCTGCAGCAAGGACATCAAGGCGCTGTGTTGTGGATGGGCTTCAACGCCTACTTCAAATCCATGCACTTCGACCTACCGGCAGCGGCCTCGCCATGGTGTCGATTGATTGATACCGCGTTACCTGCTGGAGAAGATCTCCCCAGGAGCTTCCAGCGCTGGAGTCCATCTGGAGTGCCATTAGAGGCGAGAAGCCTCGTGGTGCTGGTGGCTCAGGAGTACGCAGACCAACTGAGTTTGTGA
- a CDS encoding MFS transporter: MLAYGLGDAGTGLAATTLGFYLFPFFTSAAGLPALIAGSLLTVIKLWDAINDPLIGWMSDHTSSRWGPRLPWMFAAALPLGISLAAMWWVPEGGTLQRTAYYVVMAILLMTAYTSVNLPYAALSTELTPDTAIRTRLNAARFTGSILAGTIGLLIAVFVLREGSGGYLLMGQITGTIAAVATLLCCWGLAPYAKKAQRPSGNKEPLLLQLRRIRSNSRFLMVLGLYLLLWFGLQLMQVVALIWLVQVIHVPAEIATLLLLAFNIAALVGLQVWSVLSNRYGRIKALGWGSSIWIAACLLSMTLAPLTDSSVVALIPVIGLIMMVGLGASTAYLIPWSLLPDAIDADPTHPAGLYTAWMVFGQKLIIGLSMSVFGTLLQLTGYISTKAADGALSSVQQPETALIAIRLCMGLIPAVLVVFGLLLMRRWPDRGAHLHSA; encoded by the coding sequence ATGCTCGCTTATGGGCTCGGGGATGCAGGTACCGGACTAGCCGCCACGACGCTGGGGTTCTACCTGTTTCCCTTTTTCACCTCTGCAGCAGGGTTGCCAGCTCTGATTGCCGGCTCATTACTGACCGTGATCAAACTTTGGGATGCCATCAATGATCCTTTGATCGGCTGGATGAGCGATCACACCAGCAGTCGATGGGGCCCAAGACTTCCCTGGATGTTTGCGGCCGCACTGCCCTTGGGCATCAGCCTGGCAGCGATGTGGTGGGTGCCTGAGGGCGGCACTTTGCAACGCACGGCGTATTACGTGGTGATGGCCATCCTGCTGATGACGGCCTACACAAGCGTGAATCTGCCCTATGCGGCGCTCTCTACCGAGCTCACACCGGATACGGCGATTCGCACGCGGCTGAATGCAGCTCGATTTACCGGATCCATTTTGGCGGGAACGATCGGGTTACTCATCGCTGTTTTCGTCTTGCGAGAGGGAAGTGGGGGCTACCTCTTGATGGGACAAATCACGGGAACGATCGCAGCAGTCGCCACATTGCTTTGCTGCTGGGGTCTTGCCCCATATGCCAAAAAAGCTCAACGCCCCAGTGGCAACAAAGAGCCCCTGCTGCTGCAACTGCGGCGCATTCGCTCCAACTCACGCTTTTTGATGGTGCTAGGCCTGTATTTGCTGCTGTGGTTTGGCCTTCAGCTGATGCAAGTGGTTGCCCTGATTTGGCTGGTCCAAGTCATCCACGTTCCAGCTGAAATTGCCACATTGCTATTGCTTGCCTTCAATATCGCCGCATTGGTGGGCCTCCAGGTTTGGAGCGTGCTCTCTAATCGATACGGCCGAATCAAGGCACTTGGCTGGGGATCGAGCATTTGGATTGCCGCCTGTCTCCTTTCAATGACCCTTGCGCCACTGACGGATAGCAGCGTGGTTGCCCTGATCCCTGTGATCGGCCTAATCATGATGGTGGGATTGGGAGCTTCAACGGCTTACCTCATCCCCTGGTCCCTGCTTCCTGATGCGATTGACGCGGATCCCACCCACCCAGCGGGCCTTTACACCGCTTGGATGGTGTTTGGGCAAAAACTCATCATTGGCCTCAGCATGAGCGTGTTTGGAACATTGCTTCAGCTCACTGGGTACATCTCCACAAAGGCAGCCGATGGCGCATTGAGTTCCGTCCAACAGCCTGAAACAGCACTGATTGCCATTCGTCTTTGCATGGGTTTAATTCCAGCTGTGTTGGTGGTGTTTGGGCTTCTGTTGATGCGACGCTGGCCTGATCGTGGCGCGCATCTGCACAGCGCTTAA
- a CDS encoding MlaE family ABC transporter permease: protein MKSPRWLNRLGSSLLIGGQAVSATIKGQINTIDLLDQLQEAGPGSFLIVIITALAAGTVFNIQITAELNSMGAGSTVGGVLAIGLAREIAPLLTATLLTGKVATAYAAQLGTMKVTEQIDAITMLRTDPVEYLVVPRLIAMVVMAPVQCLLFFGVAIWSAQISSTNLYSIPPAVFWTAVRTWLEPDDLPFMLIKALVFGLQIGVIACGWGMTTKGGAKEVGTSTTGAVVMILVSVALMDVLLTQILFG, encoded by the coding sequence ATGAAGTCCCCTCGCTGGCTGAACCGACTTGGCAGCAGCCTGCTGATCGGCGGACAAGCTGTCTCAGCCACAATCAAAGGCCAAATCAACACCATTGATTTGTTGGATCAGCTCCAGGAAGCAGGGCCTGGAAGCTTTTTGATCGTGATCATCACGGCCTTAGCTGCAGGCACCGTGTTCAACATTCAAATCACAGCGGAGCTCAACAGCATGGGCGCCGGATCCACCGTGGGTGGTGTTCTCGCCATTGGCCTAGCCAGGGAGATTGCTCCCCTGCTAACGGCCACGCTGCTGACTGGAAAGGTTGCCACTGCCTATGCCGCCCAACTGGGAACGATGAAGGTCACCGAGCAGATCGATGCAATCACCATGCTGCGCACCGATCCCGTGGAGTACTTGGTGGTCCCACGCCTCATCGCCATGGTGGTAATGGCACCGGTGCAGTGCCTGTTGTTTTTTGGGGTTGCGATCTGGAGCGCTCAAATCAGCAGCACCAACCTCTACAGCATTCCACCAGCCGTATTTTGGACAGCCGTTAGGACCTGGCTAGAACCTGATGACCTGCCCTTCATGTTGATCAAAGCACTGGTCTTTGGTCTTCAAATCGGTGTCATTGCCTGCGGATGGGGAATGACCACCAAAGGCGGAGCGAAAGAGGTTGGCACAAGTACCACCGGAGCTGTGGTCATGATCCTTGTCAGCGTGGCGCTGATGGATGTACTGCTCACTCAGATTTTATTCGGCTGA
- a CDS encoding DUF3119 family protein, whose amino-acid sequence MTPSPETNSVIISPSPRLPLLILLLSASLWFLPLSPWPTLVVGLFSVFLLVQTYILKLEFSEEDLVVWRGQEELRRFPFNEWMSWRLFAPWLPGLFYFRESKNIHFLPILFNPAELQEQLEQRVGQLQQGKP is encoded by the coding sequence ATGACCCCCTCCCCAGAGACCAACAGCGTGATCATCAGCCCGAGTCCGAGGTTGCCATTGTTGATTTTGTTGCTGAGTGCAAGCCTTTGGTTCTTACCCCTCAGTCCCTGGCCCACCCTCGTGGTGGGGCTGTTCAGTGTGTTCCTTCTGGTGCAGACCTACATCCTCAAACTTGAATTCAGCGAGGAGGATCTGGTGGTGTGGCGCGGACAAGAGGAATTACGCCGTTTCCCCTTCAATGAATGGATGTCTTGGCGCCTCTTCGCACCTTGGCTGCCCGGACTTTTTTACTTCCGTGAAAGCAAAAACATTCATTTCCTTCCCATCCTGTTCAATCCAGCAGAACTTCAAGAGCAACTAGAGCAACGGGTGGGGCAGTTACAACAAGGCAAGCCCTAA
- a CDS encoding DUF3086 domain-containing protein — MPDDTDLTPQEHSGEPAEASSPETEAPQSDDSAGETSSDAGSDALINLALSELQQRRHALQQDIESLNQRKLQLEQEIAGTFVGQSDAIARRVKGFQEYLSGALQGMAQSVEQLELVSQPVVVQPSPLDQQASNAQEGGNIADPSPAIADTFRPDEALIRSSLERFAQQPDFYADPWKLRRSLDHSDIALLEDWFFNQGGRGAQSSRGNRPRNVLIGSALISILSDLYGDQFQTLVLAGQPERLGEWRRGLQDALGLGREDFGPNSGIVLFERGDALVERADRLEERGEVPLILIDAAERVVDIPVLQFPLWMAFAAGPGEIDYDDNELL; from the coding sequence ATGCCAGACGACACCGATCTCACACCCCAAGAGCACTCCGGAGAGCCGGCCGAAGCGTCGTCACCTGAAACTGAAGCACCACAGAGCGACGATTCTGCTGGAGAGACATCTTCAGACGCAGGTAGCGATGCCTTGATCAACCTCGCCCTGAGCGAGCTGCAGCAACGCCGCCATGCCTTGCAGCAAGACATCGAGAGCCTCAACCAACGCAAGCTGCAGCTTGAACAAGAGATTGCAGGTACCTTCGTCGGCCAATCCGATGCCATTGCTCGGCGCGTCAAGGGATTCCAGGAGTATCTGAGCGGAGCGCTTCAAGGCATGGCTCAGTCGGTCGAGCAGCTGGAGCTGGTATCCCAGCCGGTTGTGGTTCAGCCTTCTCCCCTTGATCAACAGGCTTCTAACGCCCAGGAAGGGGGCAACATTGCTGATCCATCACCTGCAATTGCCGACACCTTTAGGCCCGATGAAGCGCTGATTCGCTCCAGCCTCGAGCGTTTTGCCCAGCAACCAGACTTCTATGCCGATCCTTGGAAGCTGCGCCGCAGCCTTGATCACAGTGATATTGCCCTCCTCGAGGATTGGTTCTTCAATCAGGGAGGACGGGGAGCCCAGTCCAGTCGCGGGAATCGCCCACGCAACGTGTTGATAGGCAGTGCCTTGATCTCTATTCTCAGCGATCTCTATGGCGATCAGTTCCAGACCCTTGTTCTCGCAGGGCAACCAGAGCGACTCGGCGAATGGCGGCGCGGCTTGCAAGATGCTCTTGGATTAGGCCGAGAAGACTTTGGTCCCAACAGCGGCATCGTGCTCTTTGAACGTGGTGATGCGTTAGTTGAGCGGGCTGACCGACTGGAGGAACGCGGCGAAGTGCCGCTGATCCTGATCGATGCCGCTGAGCGTGTCGTCGACATCCCCGTGCTTCAGTTTCCGCTGTGGATGGCCTTTGCGGCTGGACCCGGTGAGATCGACTACGACGACAACGAACTGCTCTGA